From the genome of Tenrec ecaudatus isolate mTenEca1 chromosome 1, mTenEca1.hap1, whole genome shotgun sequence:
aatgtgaatgagcgGGAAGGTggcgtggagatccaaagccatctgtagacaattggacagtcccttacagaaaggtcagaagaaagagacaagacagtcagggagcagtatagcacccatgaaacatacaactttcctctagtttttaatgcctcctacccccactatcataaccccaactctaccttacaaatctggctagaccagagcatgtacacaggtacagataagagctggaaacacagggaatccaggacagatcaagccctcaggaccaataatgagagtagtgctaCCAGGACGagaaggggaaggggtgggggagggagaaagggggagtgatcacaatgatctacatataaccccctcccagggggatagacaacagaaaagtgggtgaagggagacatcagacagtttaagacacaaaaatataacataaattatgaagggttcatgagggaggaagggtgggggagggaggggggaaatgagctgataccaagggttcaagtagaaagaaaatgttttgaaaattatgatggcaacaaatgcttgatacaatggatggatgtatggattgtgataagagttgtatgaacccccaataaaatgattaaaaagaaaacatcacGGATGGGTCAATGGacttcaaaaacaaaatgaaatcaagcACCCCATTAAACACCTATGGGAGAAacccagaactgagcatgctcagacacgaGCCCCATAGGCCCAGGTAAAACCAATACCTTGGGCACACCCCCCTTATGTAGATCACACAGAtgggccagaactcagctactggAATCtgtcaataccttcaaccatgccttcCCCAGCCAGGGGGCGGGATAGAAGAAAGGCAGGGAGCCAGCCCGGGCATGCTCCCTTGCCTTTTTGTCTTCTTGTTCTTCTGCTTTCTTGCTAACTTGCTCTCTTGACCTCTTGGTCCCAGGGACTCCCCAGTTCTTCATGTGTGAGTGTTCTTTTCCACGTGGATTTTCGTGCCAAGTTGTGAGCCCCAGCACAGCTTCTGCGTGGCTTGACACGCTTTCCAGAaatactatctacttttttgaggctgtaaaacctgaaacttttcctttccttcataagaactcacttggatcacaaaacgTGCTTCAGCATGAACTCTTTCAGCGTGCGAAGCAAAGGCCAAGGTATCACCCACTCCAGAAACCGAACAGCTGTTTGCCATCTTTGCCAGGTGACCAGAACTGGGTGATCCTTGGCTACCATAGTGAACATTTTGATCCAATCTTCCCTAGATGAATCCTAGCCAAAAGGGCGGAAATGCAGAccaaattttaaatatttgtggAATCTAGATTTTCAGGTCCCTGAAACTATTTATCCCCATGATCATTTTTGAACCTTAAGCCAAAAAGATCCCCTGATATCTTCTTAATATCAAATAATAAAAACTCCCTGCCTTATAGTCAATGCGGATGCCTagggaccctttaggacagggtagaagagaccctgtaagtttctgagactgcaactctttacaggagtggaaagtccgATCTTCCttctgaggaacagctggtggttttgaactacacacctttcagatcacagcccactggggaaccactatgccagcagggctcctctacTGTAATAGTTGATCTTGACTAGTTAAAAAGGTGTGCCTTGAGCATTACcctcttttaaaattatctacccaccaaaaaactcaaactcactgccaatgagttgattctgactcatagtaatactTCAGTGCAAttgaactccccctgtgggtttttggagACTAAATcttaacaagagtagaaagcctcatctttcttgctcaaaacagctggtgggttaacACTGCTGACCACAAACCCAACTggtaagccaccaggactcctaaactCTATctggctgggatcaaatggacaaaacaaactcactaggtTAGCTAGGATGGCTTTAGGGAAAAGCAACTCAGAAAAAAGGGTGAAAATAGTTTCAATAAATAGTGCATgaagaaactgttgaattggCATATGTTTTGCTATATGGATCCTCAATAACTAAacttttttttatatttaaaaatcattttattgggggttcgtacaactcttattgcaatccatccatccatcaatccattgagtcaagtacatttgtacatttgttgccatcatcattctcaaaacattttctttctacttgagcccttggtatcagctcctcattttacctcctcccttgtgcatatatttataggtttagtatcaaggtatcagatggatattgggcttctattcaagtactccctcaatgcaagaacactttgttctattaaactggcattcttttttttttctttttttacattttattagggactcacacaactcttatcacaatccatacatatacatacatcaattgtataaagcacatccatacattccctgccccaatcattctcaaagcatttgctctccacttaagccctttgcatcaggtcctctttttttttgcccctccctccccgctcctccctcccaatgtgcccttggtaatttatacatcgttattttgtcatatcttgccctatccggtgtctcccttccccccttctctgccgtccctctcccagtgaggaggtcacacgtggacccctgtaatcagttccccctttccaacccactcaccctccactctcccaacatcgcccctcacacccctggtcctgaaggtatcatccaccctggattccctgtgtctccagcccccatatgcaccagtgtacaacctctgccctatccagccctgcaaggtagaatttggatcatggtagttggggggaggaagcatccaggacccgggggaaagctgtgttcttcatcggtactacctcacaccctcattgacccatcttctctcctgaacccctctgtgaggggatctccattggccgacacttgagccttgggtctccactctgcacttcccccttcattcaatatggtatatatatatatatgtatatatatatatatgtatatatatatatatatatatacacacacacacacatatacatatacacacatatatctctctttttttgcatgatgcctttatacctggtccctttggcacctcgtgatcgcactggccggtgtgcttcttccatgtgggattttttgcttctgagctagatggccgcttgttcaccttcaagcctttaagaccccagacactatttcttttgatagccgggcaccatcagctttcttcaccacatttgcttatgcacccatttgtcttcagcgatgctaTCATAAACTTTTAAGAAAAATGTCTACATGAGATCAAAGTGACAATACActcaaaaaactccctgccactgagttcattctgacacatagcaaccctgtgcaaacTAAAATATAGATGAGAAGTTCCCGAGTAGTGAGTTTAAGCTCATGGGGGTGAAACTGAAAGGTAGCAGGATTAGAGATAAATGGGGTTGTTGCCTCCACCTAAGCCAAACCAAATGCCCCTAAGCTAAACCAAACTCAGCTGCCACGTCACAAAAAAGAGATTTGCaagaaagtatgtaagacaaagtcttgccatccttgcctctaagaaacaccCGGGACTGACTTCTTTGAAGACATCCATCCTGAACACAGGCTCTTCTTACACACTGGAGACCCTGATGCTCCAAGCAGGATCCACAACAATTATTTCCCCAAAGAACCCAATACCTCAAGCAAACCAAGCTGCTTCCCAGACACAGTGGAATATTACATCGCTGTAAAGAGAAATTATGTTCTGGTCGAGCCACACCAGGtgctggcaatgttttggtgagtaTGTTttcagtgcacacacacacacacacacacacaaactccacAGTGGGACATaagtaataatgagtacaaggaagaagaaaatgttccagaattgACTGTGGTTATGATTGCTGATGAATGTATAGCTCTTCTTTGTgtgattaaattattgaattgtatgacatgtggatcaagtgtcaataaaactatttttttaaaagcaccaccaccacaatgTGTGTCCCTGTTTTCCATGACACATTCTATCACTTTCTATATACCATTTTCTAAGAATGCCAGGACAGTGTCAAGTCAGAGACCGTTCATCAAAGAAGGGACATTGCCAAGATGGCAATTCTTTGTTTCTGGTCTAAATAATTTGTGAACTGTATTTAATAAAATGACATTCTCCACCAAAACTCAATTGacacatgaaaaatatatatattacacatcAGAGAAATGAAATTGATCccacaatgagatatcacttcattctcataaaattgttttcagaaaaacaagcggacatctagctgagaagaaatatagctcagcccacatggaggaagcacaccagcctgtgtgatcatgaggtgtcagtggggtcagggatcaggcatcaaagacacagagaaaaaaattataacaatatgaatgagggggagtgtagagtgtagacccaaagcccatgtgtagacaattggacatccccttacagaagggtcacaaggaagagacgagcgagtcaaggtgcagtgtagcaccaatgagacatacaactttcctcttgttctttaatgctttcccccacacacacactatcatgaccccaactctaccttacaaatcctgctagaccatagcatgtagatataaccccctccaagggggacagacaacagaaaagtgggtgaagggagacttcagacagtgtaagacatgaaaaaaaattataaattgtcaagggtttatgaagggggagaggagaatgagctgataccaagggctcaagtagaaagaacatgttttgaaaatgatgatgtgcttgacacaatggatggatgatttgtgataagagctgtatgagcccctaataaaatgacttttaaaaatgaacaaCCAAAAAAATCTTTTCTACTGTACTTCAGTTTTATACATGAAGTTTTTCAGAGCAATAAAAATTGAGGAGAAAGAAGGCTTCTATCGTTGTAGTCTCTTGTGATTACCGATACATTCCTCAGAACGTGGTTCTTAGACCACCGGCATTCCGAGATGGGAATTCTCTGGTCTACAATAGATCTAACATGGATTAAACTAGTTCATCAGCACTTCGGACTTCAGATATATTACCTTTAAACTAACCCAGGACTATGGCAATAATGCCGGGATAATTCTAGCCCAGAAATGCTTTCTAAATTTACTTGGAAGCTCCTTCTATCATTTGGGTGAGGagttctggtggcgtagtggttacgcattgggctgctaactgcaaggtccctagtttgaaaccaccagctgctcaccaagggagaaagatggggcttcctactcctgtaaacagttacaatctcagaaactcacaagggcagttctaccctgccccaaggGATTGCTATGAATCCGCATGGActcggtagcagtgagtttggtttcttttttattgattGGATAGTACTCTTACCACAGCATCTTACTTTTTTGTGGAAAGTGCTTCTTCTCCTGGTGAACAAGGTGACTCAGTTGGACCCAGGAGCTCCTGCCACTGTCAGGAGCTGGTTCCTTTGTCTTGATAGAATTGGACAAGTTGTATGCATTTGTGAAATGCCGTTTCTGAGGTCTCAGTAGGCTGACTTGGTTGCTTCTTTCCACCAAGCAGTTGGAGTCACGCAGTTCATTATAGTCCTCCAAGAGCtgttgcttgcttgctttgaGTTTTTTAATTATTTCAGTGGCTCTGTTAAAGCATTCCATTAGACTAATCAATATGTGATTCTTGTCCTGCAAACAGATAATGAAATATTATCCATTTGCTTGACTTAAAAACAAGTATTCAGtataacaaggaagcagatggactttggacttctacttaaatcttacctctgtataagaatggtttgttctaataatgtggcaatatatgatactcaccttcccaacaggaacactgaagacaatgggtgcataagcaaacgtggtgaagaaagctgatggtgcccggctattaaaatatatagcatctggggtctcaaaggcttttagttaaacaagcggccgtttagcaggaaagcaacaaagcccacatggaagaagcacaccagcctgtgtgatcatgaggtttcaatgGCAATGGATATCAGTgtgcaaaacaagcaatcaaattaacgtgaaggagcataggcaaagtggagacccaaaacccacctgaaagataattggacagtcctctACAGAAGCGCCACACAGAAGAGATTATatattcagggtgcagtacagcactgatgaaacataactatattctagttctttaatatattCTCCCTTTACTATTAAGGTCTgaattttacctcattaatcttgttagatctgcatatattcatttgtataattaagataattcaatgcatgaaatccaagatagataaatccttctgaaatagtaatgggagtaatgattccctaagGATTTGGGAAGAGTGGGGGAGGGTATGGAAAGAGAGAGGGAATTGATAGCCATTGTAtagccccacttgaggggaagaataacagaatggtaggtgaatagatacattggatggtgaaagatatggcaaataataatatataataataagggttcctgggggtgggggtgaggggataaaggagagttaatatcaaagaattcaaaaagaaagtaaatgttttgaaaatgatggtggcaacaattgtataattatgctgGATCTAAATgagttatggattgttataatatctggaagagctcccaataaaatggggggGGACCCAAGCATTCACAATCAAATATTTATgagttcctctttcttcccctgcaAAATAATATCATTACCACCACTGCTCCTCCACTCTTTATGATCATCTGTTagtgttttattgttttattctgggtttttttccctgcaGGTGTGGggatagaacacacacacacacccacaaaaagGGTTAGCAGAAAAATACAAACAACCTAACTCATTGCTGTGGAGTAGCCTGGGTGAGTTCAACCACCAACTTCCCagaaaggggaaaataaaagtATATACATAAATGTAACACTGTTAGCTAGTCACAGGTTGGCAAAGGGAGAAGAGGTGATGATGGGAGGAATCTTAAACACAAAAGACAAGTGAAGACATGTTTCTACACAAATCCCTCCAGCACTAAGGAAGAGGAAGACCAGaataaaacacatttccaatggaagAGACCCCAAGATCCTGGACACAGTGAAATGGCCTGGTCAGGGGAAGAAAGACAATATGTTTATACTCCCCGGAGAATGACTGAATAGATTTGAGCTCTGGGTCTGAGAGAAGAGCACAGCAGGAAGCCTGGGGTGCTGGACTGCACAACCTGGAAAGAGAATACACTACAGAggaccagccaatagcagaagactcGCCAGAAAGCCAGCCCATAGTAGGTCTACCGTTAGCACACTGGTCCAACTGGATGTTTTTCCAGGTCTTCTAGACTAGCTAAGGACTCTTTAGACTTCTTTTCCAAAGTATCCCCTTCTCACTCTTTTGGTTCAAATCTTTTCTCTGACTCTTGTCTGAATTTTGTCCCTTGCCTGAAATTTTTCTTGCAAGTGGTATAAGAACCGAGGTGTGGAGAGGCTTGAAACTCGGAGCCTCCTCCCAGTAACAATATTATGCATTGgtttttatttcaaagaacaTTTATTGTTTCTTCTGACTATAAAAGGAATATATAGCCAATGTAG
Proteins encoded in this window:
- the SPATA45 gene encoding spermatogenesis-associated protein 45 — its product is MLKDKNHILISLMECFNRATEIIKKLKASKQQLLEDYNELRDSNCLVERSNQVSLLRPQKRHFTNAYNLSNSIKTKEPAPDSGRSSWVQLSHLVHQEKKHFPQKNNAIFG